A genomic window from Trueperella bialowiezensis includes:
- a CDS encoding glycerophosphodiester phosphodiesterase, producing MLINRLWSVGGEPVVLAHRGGSNEAPENSIEAFRAMHELGFYHIETDCQLTADGRVVVFHDPFLDRVTDASGLISDWTWDDLQHVQDHSGNRIVLLDELLEEFPDFVLNVDAKTGEVAAPMAQVISRHNAVDRVSLASFSERRLRRLRRMLPGVRSSMGTMAIARIVVASKAPRALRRLVVHKLPGPAQGVEAVQVPEFFKEIEVVNERFVALAHSLGLAVHVWTVNEEADMRKLLALGVDGLITDEPSLARAVIAER from the coding sequence GTGTTAATTAACCGGCTGTGGTCCGTTGGTGGTGAACCCGTTGTTTTAGCACACCGGGGCGGAAGTAACGAGGCGCCGGAGAATTCGATTGAGGCCTTTCGGGCTATGCACGAACTGGGCTTTTATCATATTGAAACGGATTGTCAGCTGACTGCCGACGGGCGCGTGGTGGTGTTTCATGATCCGTTTCTCGATCGGGTGACCGATGCCAGCGGCCTAATTTCTGACTGGACGTGGGATGACCTGCAGCATGTGCAGGATCATTCCGGTAATCGAATCGTGTTGCTCGATGAACTGCTTGAAGAGTTCCCCGACTTCGTGCTCAATGTGGACGCGAAAACCGGCGAGGTAGCAGCTCCGATGGCTCAGGTCATTTCCCGGCATAACGCTGTTGACCGGGTGTCACTGGCGAGTTTTAGTGAACGGCGGCTGCGGCGTTTGCGGCGAATGTTGCCGGGGGTGCGCTCGTCGATGGGAACAATGGCGATCGCGCGGATCGTGGTGGCTTCCAAAGCGCCGCGTGCGCTTCGCCGGCTAGTTGTTCATAAGCTACCCGGGCCCGCGCAGGGGGTTGAAGCCGTGCAAGTGCCGGAGTTTTTTAAAGAGATTGAAGTGGTGAACGAGCGCTTTGTGGCGTTAGCGCATTCGCTGGGCTTGGCGGTTCACGTGTGGACCGTGAACGAAGAAGCTGACATGCGTAAGCTCTTGGCGCTTGGCGTGGATGGGCTGATCACCGACGAGCCGTCGCTGGCCCGTGCCGTGATCGCCGAGCGGTAG
- a CDS encoding hemolysin family protein — protein MSAWKDDNIGDALGTDLILLGVGLLLIAGNALFVAAEFSLVALDPATIDDRAQAGDTKAQSVNKALHNLSLQLSSCQVGITLTTILLGYVAQKPLQDIFERLFTNQGMAAAASVGTAAALAFIITNLFSMLFGELIPKNMALAEPLNTAAFVSLPLRVFTAVFKPLIVGLNETANWILRRFGIEPAEELSGARSATELTALVRRSAQEGTLDVSTARLLVRSIDIGALTAVDVMTDRTRVEVLPEDASAADVVALARETGHSRFPVIGENLDDIRGFVHVRRAIAVPYESREDVRVTSSSLLVEATQVPETIELAPLLVQLRAEGLQMAIVVDEYGGTSGLVTLEDAVEEIVGEVADEHDRRRARTRIVTGGEWMIPGAMRPDEVSRELGLDVPDDGPWETIGGWMMARLGRMPHVGDACTENGVHAVVEAMDGRRIEQIRISGVDES, from the coding sequence ATGAGCGCATGGAAGGACGACAACATAGGGGACGCCTTGGGGACTGATCTCATACTTCTCGGCGTCGGCCTACTTCTCATCGCTGGAAACGCACTCTTCGTGGCCGCGGAATTCTCGCTCGTTGCTCTCGATCCAGCAACGATCGACGACAGGGCGCAGGCGGGAGACACGAAAGCCCAATCTGTCAACAAAGCTCTGCACAATCTTTCGTTGCAGCTGTCCTCGTGCCAGGTGGGCATTACTCTCACGACGATCCTGCTCGGATACGTGGCGCAAAAGCCACTCCAAGACATCTTTGAGCGTCTGTTCACCAATCAGGGAATGGCCGCAGCCGCGTCGGTCGGTACCGCGGCCGCGCTCGCGTTCATCATCACCAACCTGTTCTCGATGCTGTTCGGCGAACTTATTCCGAAGAACATGGCGCTCGCCGAGCCGCTGAACACAGCCGCTTTCGTCTCCCTACCACTGCGGGTTTTCACCGCTGTTTTCAAGCCTCTCATTGTGGGGCTTAACGAAACCGCCAACTGGATCTTGCGCAGGTTCGGCATCGAACCGGCCGAAGAACTCTCCGGTGCACGCTCTGCCACCGAACTGACCGCCCTCGTGCGCCGTTCGGCGCAAGAAGGAACGCTCGACGTGTCGACTGCGCGCCTGCTCGTACGCTCGATCGACATCGGCGCGCTGACCGCAGTTGACGTCATGACGGACCGCACCCGCGTCGAGGTCCTTCCCGAAGACGCTTCGGCTGCCGACGTCGTCGCACTCGCCCGCGAAACTGGACACTCCCGTTTCCCCGTGATTGGCGAAAACCTTGATGACATCCGTGGTTTCGTGCACGTACGCCGCGCAATCGCAGTCCCATACGAATCGCGTGAGGACGTGCGTGTCACGTCGTCGTCGCTACTCGTGGAAGCCACCCAAGTGCCAGAAACCATCGAGCTCGCACCGTTGCTCGTGCAACTGCGTGCCGAAGGCCTACAGATGGCAATCGTGGTCGACGAATACGGCGGCACCTCCGGCCTGGTCACCCTCGAAGACGCGGTGGAAGAAATCGTGGGCGAAGTAGCCGACGAACACGACCGCCGCCGCGCACGCACCCGCATCGTTACCGGCGGGGAGTGGATGATCCCAGGGGCGATGCGCCCCGATGAAGTCTCGCGAGAATTAGGGCTCGACGTTCCCGACGACGGGCCGTGGGAAACAATCGGCGGATGGATGATGGCGCGCCTCGGCCGGATGCCCCACGTTGGTGACGCCTGCACAGAAAATGGTGTACACGCCGTCGTTGAAGCGATGGACGGGCGCCGAATCGAACAGATACGAATTTCCGGGGTTGATGAATCATGA
- a CDS encoding AAA family ATPase, whose translation MKILSFVARNHRSFRDEFFLDMTRESLKTNVPRAGESWSDHLFPVAGIFGANASGKTSVIRAFEYVYAAILSSSGEWSDKRVFPRDPFRLDSHSRSSESFYALDFLLDMTEEQASHFNKPTGSDRTFRFTYEFSVDPQGIKHEFLQVYLSSRPTVLVERERSDVRLGARLGSIEVSPSELVLSRVLRVNRGILTSISESIVEGLHIFHVGDRERDSRLSYIAKEVANNRLDLKDLIDLARIADVGVENITVDEEEFPPDILPDLKEYLAKFSGGSEPLEDTGNNSDATSHEPAEADALVRSIFPRSLRFEHRADGTADQADSFSLEDESSGTLAWLALAIDALTALRKGTVLCVDELDTSLHPQLAALLVSLFQNPEHNPRGAQLIFTSHDVSLLSAHSGLDLHKRQIWYVDKDNSGASELYSLGDFTDVKKNSNITKQYLEGRFGAVPRLAPSLIYRLIGKPDSPSTAITEEAS comes from the coding sequence ATGAAGATCCTTTCTTTCGTGGCACGGAATCATCGCAGCTTCCGGGACGAGTTCTTTTTAGACATGACGCGGGAGTCTCTTAAGACTAATGTTCCTCGCGCGGGCGAAAGCTGGTCGGACCACCTGTTCCCCGTTGCCGGCATTTTCGGAGCAAACGCGTCGGGAAAAACGTCGGTCATTCGAGCCTTCGAATACGTTTATGCCGCAATCTTAAGTTCAAGTGGCGAGTGGTCGGATAAACGTGTGTTTCCACGTGACCCATTTCGTCTTGACTCGCACTCGCGTTCTTCTGAAAGCTTCTACGCCCTCGATTTCCTTCTCGACATGACAGAGGAACAGGCTTCGCACTTCAACAAACCCACGGGTTCCGATCGCACATTCCGGTTCACCTACGAATTTTCTGTTGATCCTCAAGGCATCAAGCATGAGTTCCTGCAGGTGTATCTCAGCTCTCGGCCAACGGTTTTAGTTGAACGGGAACGCTCCGATGTCAGACTCGGCGCGCGTTTGGGAAGTATCGAAGTATCGCCCAGCGAGCTCGTCCTCTCTCGAGTCTTACGGGTGAACAGGGGTATCCTGACCTCGATCAGTGAATCGATCGTCGAAGGTCTGCATATCTTCCATGTCGGTGACCGTGAACGCGACTCTCGTCTCTCATATATCGCCAAAGAGGTCGCGAATAACCGTCTCGATCTTAAAGATCTGATCGATCTGGCTCGAATCGCCGACGTCGGCGTCGAAAATATCACGGTCGATGAAGAGGAGTTTCCACCAGACATCCTTCCAGACCTAAAAGAATACCTAGCCAAATTTTCCGGCGGTTCCGAGCCGCTCGAAGACACGGGAAATAATTCCGACGCAACATCACATGAGCCCGCGGAAGCGGATGCACTTGTTCGGTCAATCTTCCCACGATCCCTACGCTTCGAGCACCGCGCCGACGGAACCGCCGATCAAGCAGACTCTTTCAGCCTTGAAGACGAGTCATCAGGCACGTTAGCCTGGCTTGCACTCGCCATAGATGCGCTTACGGCGCTACGGAAAGGAACCGTGCTGTGCGTTGATGAACTAGACACCAGCCTTCACCCGCAACTGGCTGCTCTGCTCGTGTCGCTCTTTCAGAATCCGGAGCACAACCCCCGCGGGGCACAGCTCATCTTCACCTCGCATGATGTGAGCCTTCTCAGCGCCCACAGCGGGCTTGATCTTCACAAACGCCAAATCTGGTACGTGGACAAAGATAACTCGGGCGCTAGCGAACTGTATTCCTTAGGTGACTTCACAGACGTGAAGAAAAACTCCAACATCACCAAGCAGTATCTTGAAGGCCGCTTCGGCGCAGTTCCGCGCTTAGCTCCCTCCCTCATTTACCGCTTGATCGGTAAGCCTGATTCGCCGTCGACTGCAATCACCGAAGAGGCATCATGA
- a CDS encoding PQQ-like beta-propeller repeat protein, giving the protein MSRRLMLMFAAVVTAVGLACSSCTGDVGPGGSSPTSPSGEHSSTEDTPYPVVAPEIKTSGIADNSSPDAWAFNEYEVKAPEAFPIPHGEELCALQGDFVVTSNPVSREVRGWYVPTRTVAWVLPDRLCAKDSLVPQRLTEGVVVGVNRTADKSEELPKSGELLDFATGESLMDIPVLDPSSESAPMPMGAVGGVLVLNVDGSLYGLNKDGELMWQLAAPGWSWSKNLMTGHIFGMRDKGAQVHVVNAVTGKIVVDKSIPPERPVTYTSDGFMFKPDDDAPFTFVSLDGSVSQLDESFEGGSYVPTARAGALFPLNIYLNPKAGPIFDAQGNPANFEVDLEEFRAEPAGDVETPRAPDDLSAPDARPMPTSDTGHKETPAPEIVAVTADGKHALVDDKVGMIYLIDREGKPVWQLAAQRPWVMSSYLVAEFGTGNVQILVPDFAAANDEATEPA; this is encoded by the coding sequence ATGTCTCGCAGGTTGATGTTGATGTTTGCAGCTGTTGTGACAGCGGTTGGCCTTGCGTGTAGTTCGTGCACGGGGGATGTGGGCCCGGGTGGTAGTTCGCCCACGAGTCCGTCGGGGGAACACAGTTCAACGGAGGATACTCCGTATCCGGTGGTGGCGCCGGAGATTAAGACGTCGGGGATTGCTGATAATTCGAGTCCTGACGCATGGGCGTTCAATGAGTATGAGGTTAAAGCTCCTGAGGCGTTCCCAATTCCGCATGGTGAGGAGTTGTGTGCGTTGCAGGGGGATTTTGTGGTGACGTCGAATCCTGTGTCGCGTGAGGTGCGGGGGTGGTATGTGCCCACGCGGACTGTTGCGTGGGTGCTTCCCGATCGGCTGTGTGCTAAGGATAGTTTGGTTCCGCAGAGGCTGACTGAGGGCGTGGTCGTTGGTGTTAACCGGACCGCCGACAAGTCGGAGGAGCTTCCTAAGTCTGGAGAGCTCCTCGATTTTGCTACGGGCGAGTCGCTGATGGACATTCCGGTGTTGGATCCGAGTTCGGAGAGTGCGCCGATGCCCATGGGTGCGGTGGGCGGTGTCCTCGTGCTCAATGTGGATGGCTCGTTGTATGGGCTCAATAAGGACGGCGAGCTGATGTGGCAGTTGGCGGCGCCGGGGTGGTCGTGGTCGAAGAACTTGATGACGGGCCATATTTTTGGGATGCGTGACAAGGGCGCGCAGGTGCATGTAGTCAACGCTGTGACGGGGAAGATTGTGGTGGACAAGTCGATTCCGCCAGAGCGTCCGGTGACGTACACGAGCGACGGTTTCATGTTTAAGCCCGACGACGACGCCCCGTTCACGTTCGTGTCCCTCGACGGGAGTGTCTCCCAGTTGGATGAGAGTTTTGAAGGTGGCAGTTATGTGCCGACAGCTCGGGCTGGCGCATTGTTTCCGCTGAATATTTATCTTAATCCGAAGGCGGGTCCTATTTTTGATGCGCAGGGTAATCCTGCGAATTTTGAGGTTGATTTGGAGGAGTTCCGGGCTGAGCCTGCTGGCGACGTCGAAACTCCGCGCGCACCGGATGACCTGTCAGCGCCGGATGCTCGCCCGATGCCAACCTCGGACACTGGGCACAAGGAAACTCCAGCGCCGGAGATTGTGGCTGTGACGGCAGATGGCAAGCATGCACTGGTAGATGACAAGGTGGGGATGATCTACCTGATTGATCGTGAGGGTAAACCCGTGTGGCAGTTGGCGGCGCAGCGGCCGTGGGTGATGAGCTCCTATCTGGTTGCAGAATTTGGTACGGGCAACGTGCAGATTTTGGTGCCGGATTTTGCGGCGGCGAACGACGAGGCAACTGAGCCTGCCTAG
- a CDS encoding multifunctional oxoglutarate decarboxylase/oxoglutarate dehydrogenase thiamine pyrophosphate-binding subunit/dihydrolipoyllysine-residue succinyltransferase subunit, whose product MSSTNSNDFGPNQGFVEDLYAAFLNNHEGVGPQWSELFSRWQAEGRKPHASASQATGPASEAQRKVYAQADRASTKSTNVTRSDLPPQPRSAAEPALTPYAKTYNLAPSTAPDDMDPKAKTTTVLKGGDRGLAKNMDNSLSIPTATSLRAIPARVMFDNRTVINNYLASTRGGKVSFTHLIAYAMVESLAEMPDMNVSYTLDNGKPALVEPAHVNLGIAIDVVKPDGSRTLVVPSIKAAETLTFSEFVSAYEELVARGRNNKLTMDDYAGTTATLTNPGGLGTTQSIPRLMNGQGLIVGVGSMTYPPAFQGTADEQLARLGVSKVVNIGSTYDHRVIQGATSGRFLRLMETKLLGLDDFYNRVYLSLRVPYAPVVWEKDVEYDAEREMGKPARIAELIHAYRSRGHLIADIDPLSFHLRRHPDLDIASYGLTLWDLDRSFPTGGFAGTSNLTLRDILSRLRQSYCRTVGIEYMHIQDPVQRAWFQERLECAPVPATTAQRLKILKKLNEAEAFETFLQTKYVGQKRFSLEGGESLIPALDAILDGAADDGVHEVAIGMAHRGRLNVLTNIAGKSYAQVFSEFDGVVSPKRRGSGDVKYHLGTEGTYTSDSGDTVGVYLAANPSHLEAVNGVLEGVVRAKQDALDLDDDGSAVMPILIHGDAAFSGQGVVTEVLNLSQLPAYRTGGTVHIIVNNQIGFTTAPSNSRSSRYPTDITKGLQLPIFHVNGDDPEAVVKMARMAYEYRMEFKKDVILDIVCYRKRGHNEGDDPSMTQPIMYSLVGEKRSTRQLYQEALLGRGDITEAEAAAVEQDFKDTLDRAFTSVRELEKSEEKDAKDASLALGVPQSQQEDAGTMVGWTTAVPPAVIQRIGQAHTTPPEGFTPHPKVTQLFERRNKMANEGDIDWGFGELLAFGSLLIEGVPVRMSGQDSRRGTFTQRHAVAHDYTTGEEWTPLMGLTEDQARLKIFDSALSEYAVLAFEYGYSVQRPDALVIWEAQFGDFANGAQTVTDEFITSAEQKWNQSSSLVVLLPHGYEGQGPDHSSARIERYLQMSAEDNMIVVQPSTPANYFHMLRQQAYNRPRKPMIVFSPKQLLRRKAAKSQLADFTSGTVQKVIGEHANLGQVDRVLLCSGRIYYDLVATRSANDDDRTAIIRIEQLYPNPVAELRAELDKYPDAEVIWVQDEPANQGPWAHFALGMFTELDRKVRLVSRPAAASTAAGMTSAHTREAEQLMKEAFER is encoded by the coding sequence GTGTCGTCAACGAACTCCAATGATTTTGGTCCCAACCAAGGCTTCGTAGAAGATCTCTACGCAGCATTTCTCAACAACCATGAAGGTGTCGGCCCGCAGTGGTCCGAACTGTTCTCCAGGTGGCAGGCCGAAGGGCGCAAGCCACACGCAAGCGCAAGCCAGGCAACCGGCCCGGCAAGCGAAGCACAGCGCAAAGTGTATGCACAGGCGGATCGAGCATCAACGAAATCGACGAACGTCACGCGCTCGGATCTTCCTCCCCAGCCGCGTTCGGCTGCGGAGCCCGCACTCACCCCGTACGCCAAAACCTATAATCTTGCCCCCTCCACCGCCCCGGACGACATGGATCCCAAGGCCAAAACGACCACCGTTCTCAAGGGCGGCGATCGCGGACTAGCCAAGAATATGGATAATTCGCTGTCGATCCCCACGGCGACCTCACTACGCGCCATCCCCGCACGGGTCATGTTCGACAACCGTACGGTCATCAACAACTACTTAGCATCTACCCGCGGCGGAAAGGTTTCCTTCACGCACCTCATCGCATACGCGATGGTCGAATCGCTAGCTGAAATGCCGGACATGAACGTCTCCTACACGCTCGATAACGGCAAGCCGGCCCTCGTCGAACCCGCACACGTCAACCTCGGCATCGCGATCGACGTCGTGAAACCGGACGGTTCGCGCACGCTCGTCGTGCCCTCAATCAAAGCAGCTGAAACGCTCACCTTCTCCGAATTCGTCTCCGCATACGAAGAGCTCGTGGCCCGCGGGCGCAACAACAAGCTCACAATGGACGACTACGCGGGAACCACCGCAACCCTCACAAACCCGGGCGGGCTCGGCACCACACAATCCATCCCGCGCCTGATGAACGGGCAGGGTCTGATCGTCGGCGTCGGCTCGATGACATACCCGCCAGCTTTCCAAGGGACAGCCGACGAACAGCTGGCCAGGCTCGGCGTGTCCAAGGTGGTCAACATCGGATCCACGTACGACCACCGCGTCATCCAAGGAGCAACCTCCGGGCGCTTCCTGCGCCTCATGGAAACCAAACTGCTCGGCCTCGACGACTTCTACAACCGCGTCTACCTCTCACTACGCGTGCCATACGCTCCCGTCGTGTGGGAAAAGGACGTGGAATACGACGCCGAACGGGAAATGGGCAAGCCCGCGCGCATCGCCGAGCTCATCCACGCCTACCGCTCCCGCGGCCACCTGATTGCGGACATTGACCCGCTCTCCTTCCACCTGCGCCGCCACCCCGATCTCGACATCGCCTCCTACGGGCTTACCCTGTGGGATCTAGACCGGTCCTTCCCCACCGGCGGATTCGCCGGCACGAGCAACCTGACACTGCGCGACATCCTTTCGCGGCTACGCCAGTCGTACTGCCGCACGGTGGGCATCGAATACATGCATATCCAAGATCCAGTCCAGCGCGCCTGGTTCCAAGAGCGCCTCGAATGCGCGCCAGTGCCGGCCACCACCGCGCAGCGGCTCAAGATCCTCAAGAAGCTCAACGAAGCCGAGGCCTTCGAGACGTTCCTGCAGACCAAGTACGTCGGCCAAAAGCGATTCTCGCTCGAGGGCGGCGAATCGCTCATTCCGGCACTTGACGCGATCCTCGACGGGGCTGCCGACGACGGCGTCCACGAAGTCGCCATCGGCATGGCACACCGCGGCCGCCTCAACGTGCTCACGAACATTGCGGGCAAGAGCTACGCGCAGGTGTTTTCAGAGTTCGACGGCGTCGTCTCGCCAAAGCGCCGCGGCTCAGGTGACGTCAAATACCACCTTGGCACCGAAGGCACCTACACCTCTGATAGCGGGGACACGGTGGGCGTCTACTTGGCGGCCAACCCCTCGCATCTCGAAGCGGTCAACGGCGTGCTTGAAGGCGTGGTTCGCGCCAAGCAAGACGCCCTCGACCTCGACGACGACGGTTCAGCAGTCATGCCCATCCTCATCCACGGCGACGCCGCATTCTCCGGGCAAGGCGTGGTCACCGAGGTGCTCAACCTCAGCCAGCTACCGGCCTACCGCACGGGCGGCACGGTCCACATCATCGTCAACAACCAGATCGGGTTTACCACGGCCCCGTCAAACTCGCGCTCCTCGCGCTACCCCACCGACATCACGAAGGGCCTGCAACTTCCCATTTTCCACGTCAACGGTGATGATCCGGAGGCCGTGGTCAAAATGGCACGCATGGCCTACGAGTACCGGATGGAGTTCAAGAAGGACGTCATCCTTGACATCGTGTGCTACCGCAAGCGCGGCCACAACGAAGGCGACGATCCGTCGATGACCCAGCCAATCATGTACTCCCTGGTTGGTGAGAAGCGTTCGACCCGCCAGCTCTACCAAGAGGCCCTACTCGGCCGCGGTGACATCACGGAAGCTGAGGCTGCCGCCGTTGAACAAGACTTCAAGGACACGCTCGACCGGGCGTTCACATCCGTGCGCGAGCTGGAAAAGAGCGAGGAAAAGGACGCCAAAGATGCCTCGCTCGCCCTCGGTGTTCCACAGTCTCAGCAGGAGGACGCCGGCACGATGGTTGGGTGGACGACGGCGGTACCTCCCGCGGTCATCCAACGCATCGGCCAGGCACACACGACCCCGCCCGAAGGCTTCACCCCGCACCCGAAGGTCACCCAGCTGTTCGAGCGTCGCAACAAGATGGCGAACGAAGGCGATATCGACTGGGGCTTTGGCGAACTGCTCGCCTTCGGCTCGCTTTTGATTGAGGGCGTGCCCGTGCGCATGTCCGGTCAAGACTCCCGGCGCGGCACGTTTACTCAACGCCACGCCGTCGCCCACGACTACACCACGGGTGAAGAGTGGACCCCGCTGATGGGACTCACCGAAGATCAGGCTCGGCTGAAGATCTTCGACTCCGCCCTGTCCGAATATGCGGTGTTGGCCTTCGAATACGGCTACTCGGTACAACGCCCGGACGCGCTTGTTATCTGGGAGGCTCAGTTCGGTGACTTCGCCAACGGCGCGCAAACCGTAACCGACGAATTCATTACGTCTGCCGAGCAGAAGTGGAACCAGAGCTCATCGCTTGTGGTTCTTCTTCCGCACGGCTACGAAGGCCAAGGCCCCGATCACTCCTCGGCGCGCATCGAGCGTTACCTGCAGATGAGCGCTGAAGACAACATGATCGTCGTCCAGCCCTCCACGCCGGCGAACTACTTCCACATGCTGCGCCAGCAGGCCTACAACCGTCCGCGCAAACCCATGATCGTGTTCTCTCCCAAGCAGCTACTGCGCCGCAAGGCCGCCAAGTCGCAGCTGGCAGATTTCACCAGCGGCACAGTGCAAAAGGTGATTGGTGAACACGCGAATCTCGGCCAGGTGGATCGTGTGCTGCTGTGTTCGGGCAGGATCTACTACGACCTCGTCGCAACCCGCAGCGCGAACGACGACGACCGCACGGCCATCATCCGGATCGAGCAGCTCTACCCTAACCCGGTTGCCGAACTCCGCGCCGAACTCGACAAGTACCCGGACGCCGAGGTCATCTGGGTACAGGACGAGCCGGCCAACCAGGGCCCATGGGCGCACTTCGCGCTTGGCATGTTCACGGAGCTCGACCGCAAGGTCAGGCTGGTCTCCCGCCCGGCGGCAGCCTCAACCGCCGCGGGCATGACCTCCGCGCACACACGCGAGGCCGAACAGCTCATGAAGGAGGCCTTCGAACGCTAG
- a CDS encoding M23 family metallopeptidase: MKGEAGLNHDESKTLPSRKELRLAREAAEKEAATHVERVDQERDDVVATATFDTAGYARGPMKKVKPRTPKFLLTRPRNGLANRRGVLIGAGLAAMVTVGSAVSALSFSGPHDALAAHGVVDDGTQPNVQPAVPESLKKTNSAADAARYNGFKRGFAGTNVVQCDVRRAPNSLVSAFVEGEEYVVMPMAANTYRITSPFGWRLDPFSYTPSIHLGVDMAAPTGTPIYAMADGTVVHAGEGIDGRSNNVIVIEHEINGEKYMSWYVHMYDDGVFVKTGDVVKAGQHIGAVGSNGRSTGPHLHFEIHTGHELVLEDGSIDNIIDPMDKLNELGAIDVSDLC; encoded by the coding sequence ATGAAGGGAGAAGCGGGCTTGAACCACGATGAGAGCAAGACGCTTCCATCCCGCAAAGAACTCAGGCTGGCCCGCGAGGCCGCTGAAAAAGAAGCCGCTACGCACGTGGAACGCGTAGACCAGGAGCGGGACGACGTCGTCGCAACCGCCACGTTCGATACCGCTGGTTATGCGCGCGGCCCAATGAAGAAGGTTAAGCCGCGCACGCCTAAGTTTTTACTCACGCGCCCGCGCAACGGGTTGGCTAACCGCCGGGGCGTGCTCATCGGTGCCGGGCTGGCCGCGATGGTCACGGTCGGATCTGCCGTGTCTGCGCTCAGTTTTTCCGGGCCGCATGACGCGCTTGCCGCACACGGCGTCGTCGACGACGGCACCCAACCGAACGTGCAACCGGCCGTTCCGGAGTCGCTAAAGAAAACCAATAGTGCTGCCGACGCCGCACGGTACAACGGTTTCAAGCGCGGATTTGCTGGAACGAACGTCGTCCAATGCGATGTGCGCCGCGCGCCGAATTCACTGGTCTCCGCGTTTGTGGAGGGTGAAGAATACGTGGTCATGCCGATGGCTGCGAACACGTATCGAATCACCTCGCCTTTCGGCTGGCGGCTTGACCCGTTTAGCTACACCCCGTCGATCCATCTTGGCGTGGACATGGCTGCACCTACGGGCACGCCGATTTACGCGATGGCCGACGGCACCGTGGTTCACGCCGGCGAAGGAATCGACGGGCGTTCAAACAATGTGATCGTGATCGAGCACGAGATCAACGGCGAAAAGTACATGTCCTGGTACGTTCACATGTACGATGACGGCGTGTTCGTCAAGACCGGCGACGTCGTGAAAGCCGGTCAGCATATTGGTGCTGTCGGGTCGAATGGCCGTTCCACCGGGCCGCATCTACATTTTGAGATCCACACCGGTCACGAACTCGTACTGGAGGATGGCTCGATCGACAACATTATCGATCCGATGGACAAGCTTAACGAGCTTGGCGCGATCGACGTCTCAGACCTGTGTTAA
- a CDS encoding hemolysin family protein, which translates to MSIGVALLITVGLLAINAFFVGAEFAVMGARRSRVEPLAEAGKKSAKIVLYALENVTLMLATCQLGITVASIALGAISEPAIAGWIAGPLAAVGVPEAMVHPVAIIIALVLVVYLHVVLGEMVPKNLAVTTPEKVSYVLVPPLVAISKVLLPIVHSLNWFANHIISLFGFEPKDEVGSAFTVDEVASIVDASKKAGVLDADVGLISSALEFSEHSAGDLMVPTDDLVTVSPAVTPAQVELEIARTGFSRYPVLSHGELMGYIHLKDIIDVAPDRREEPISPWKIRQMSKVDAADEVESALRSMQKDGTHLAAVSVNGNIAGVLFLEDILEELVGEVRDAMQK; encoded by the coding sequence ATGAGCATCGGCGTGGCACTTCTGATTACCGTCGGCCTGCTGGCAATTAACGCGTTTTTTGTGGGCGCAGAGTTCGCCGTCATGGGCGCGCGGCGCTCGCGGGTTGAGCCTCTTGCTGAAGCGGGGAAAAAGTCAGCGAAAATTGTGCTCTATGCGCTGGAGAACGTGACGCTCATGCTGGCCACCTGCCAGCTGGGGATCACGGTCGCCTCGATTGCTCTGGGTGCGATCTCAGAGCCGGCTATTGCCGGGTGGATCGCCGGCCCGCTCGCCGCCGTGGGCGTGCCCGAAGCGATGGTGCATCCGGTTGCGATCATTATCGCGCTGGTTCTTGTGGTCTATTTGCACGTGGTGCTCGGGGAAATGGTGCCGAAGAATCTTGCCGTCACCACCCCAGAAAAGGTCTCGTACGTGCTCGTTCCGCCGCTGGTTGCGATTTCGAAAGTGTTGCTACCGATCGTGCACTCGCTCAACTGGTTCGCCAACCACATCATTTCCCTGTTCGGTTTCGAACCGAAAGACGAAGTGGGTTCGGCCTTTACCGTTGACGAGGTGGCGTCCATCGTGGACGCGTCAAAGAAGGCTGGCGTGCTGGACGCGGATGTCGGACTGATTTCGTCCGCGCTCGAATTTTCCGAACACAGTGCCGGCGACCTCATGGTGCCCACCGACGACCTTGTAACCGTGAGCCCCGCGGTGACACCCGCGCAGGTTGAACTCGAAATCGCGCGCACGGGCTTTTCCCGGTATCCCGTGCTTTCGCATGGTGAACTTATGGGCTACATCCACTTGAAAGACATCATCGACGTCGCACCGGATCGGCGTGAGGAACCGATCTCGCCGTGGAAGATTAGGCAGATGTCTAAAGTCGATGCCGCAGACGAAGTCGAATCCGCGCTGCGTTCCATGCAAAAAGACGGCACCCACCTTGCTGCAGTCTCCGTGAACGGCAACATCGCTGGAGTTCTCTTCCTCGAAGACATCCTGGAAGAGCTCGTGGGCGAGGTCCGCGACGCCATGCAGAAATAG